Below is a genomic region from Xiphophorus hellerii strain 12219 chromosome 17, Xiphophorus_hellerii-4.1, whole genome shotgun sequence.
AAGATGGTAACAAATGACTCTGACGAGGCTCTCAGTGTCCTCATTATTTTACAAGGAAGGGGCCCACAGGGACAGAAGCAGGTGGGAGGTGAATGTTCTCTGCTGCAGGTCTATTTATAGGACTGCCTATCAACTGTTGATGGATGCAGGAATGTGAGAGAGCAGGGTGCTTGCAGGAGATACAAGTTAGATGTATAGAGGATTATAGGAATATGCTGTGTATTTTGCTTTAACACCAGCAGCCTCCATGCACTGTTTATAGATTGTAATTGGGAATGAATAATGCTTGGATGGAGTGTTTGCTCTTTCTGTTCTCACAGAAAATTacgtattttttttctaacccaGAGAAACTGTGGTTTCTGTATGACACTATTAATGATATCATTGCAGCAACAAAGTACCACTTTTTACAGGCAAGATAATTAAGTATTTACAGTTCACAGTGGTATGAAAACATATTGGCCCCTCCTTACCTGACagcttacttttttttttaatatctgggCCTTCCATCTCTTCCTTTGGCAAGGTTTGTTACACTGCAGAGTAGAAATCAGTCAGTATATAGAACAACATCTGAACAGCCTGGTTTTTGCTGTGGCTGGAAGAATATGTCAGTCAAATAAATTATCTGTAGTTTTCACACTGATGCGTCAAATAGTAAGAATTTTAGCTTCTTGCTTTTCTTAACTTATTGTTAATAAAGTCAATTTGGCTGATCTCATATTTGTTAATCTTCATAGATGTTTCTGTAGTGTGTCACAACATGCTATATATAGCGTTTTTGTTATTGCTTATTTTTCAAGAATTAATTAACTAAGATAAACATCACTCCTCTTAGAAAAAAGCTACCCACACGCATGCCTGTCTCATCATGTAACAAAGCTATTTTCATGTGTATACAGTTttgctttgtaatttttgttttttgtatttttatcttcatattttttttaaataaattttctcCTTCAAGGGTCTTGTATTCTGTAAGGCTGATGCAAATCACCTGAGGTGTAGCTACAAAAtactaaatgtgtttttaaagaaatttggcAACCATAATACACATGAAAGAGATTTTTCATAATCTTCAGCTACCAGTTTGAACCAAGTCCCTATAAGAACCGCTTGGTCTGGATAATGCTTGTTCCATAAAGTGACGTTTCCTTCTGAATCACTGCATCACTCACTCACTTTCCCTAAAAAGGATTACCAATGCAGACAGGCTAATGAGCCCAAGTCCACCAGTTAACCAGTGTAAGttcacaaagaagcacagatgTCATCTGGCTGGACAAAAGTTGCATCCCACTAAAGTGTAAAGTGGAATTTACCTGATTTTGCCAAGTTGATTCTAAACGAGAACAGTTAGGTAAAATGGCCATACTATTCTCCAGTAGTTCCCGTTGCATCCCTGCAGATGTTTACTACCAGTAGTTTGGCGTTACTTTGTTGGCCACTGTGCTAACATCTGTCTCTATAATGGGCTTTGGAGAGGTATCAGCAGAGCTGCGGTTACACCATTTTGTCCCGCTCTGACAGCTAGGTCTAATTAGTTCTGTGTGCTTGTGTTTTGTGCAGGACccatttcacaaataaatgtgtTCTTATTATGTGAGCcaagaaaagttcagtttttatcttGCTCATTAGGCATACATAGACAGTAACTTGCTTGGCACAGTTTCTTTCTATGTGatgtcttttgtttgtttgttcacaagttcagatttttaaaaaatagatttaatttgacatttcaagcagtatgaatgtttttgttcttttagtgACCAAGATCACAGTCATTTTTTGAAtacaaaaatgaattaaaaaggaaaaaaaaatagatttgcaGTTGGATTCATGCAGGACCCATTTAGAGATTCTCCAAAGAAATCAGATTCCACAGGCTGTCAGACTGTATCCTACTCGTCTTGTTTTCTGGCAGCATTGCCATCTGTGTCAGAAGTGACGCATGCGACTGAATGACAGATGATGGAAATTTATATTGAGCCGTCACAATTTGAAGCAGCTTGAGCTGCTGAAAAGTTGGTTCAATTGACAACTCTGTGGATGATTGTGACGCTAAAATGTCTCAATGCTTTAGGACTAATTTATCAAATTTCTCCTTTCTCCTCTTGTCCTTTTGTCTAATTTTCAGTATTTCTTCTTCCTGCTGTTAATATTCTTGATTGAGTTGGTGGCTGGCGTGCTGGCTTACGTTTACTACCAGAGGGTAAGTTCTGAACGCTCATGATTAAACTTTAAGATGTACAGAAATGAAATGCACTACGAAAGGGATATCTGCACTTGTAAAAGTTCAGGGGGTTGAGATTCATCTGCAGTagcagcaatatatttattCAGGATTTTATGCGACACACCATCTCGagcaaaattataattttaaattgacaaaaCAGGTGCACATGATTTTCAACAAATTttccaccccccaaaaaaacatacatttggAAAGGTACACATTTGTATTTGGCCTCCTGTTATCTACAATTGAAACCTGGTGCTGCCTGCTGCTTTCAGTATTCACCAGAGTCATGCTGTGTAATTTAGTCATGGTTATGTAAAGTTGTTCTGTAAAGGTCTCCAGCTTTGTTAGAGAGCAGTCATGAACACATGACAGTAACCACAGCAAAAAGGTTTAGGATAAAATTGTGGGGAATTTTGATATTTCAAGCTATAAATCAATGGAAATTGCCCTAATTTTttactgatgtatttttgttttcttcaaaaaactCAAGAGTTTTCAGATTTGAGGCATGTAATTAACACGagaagaaaagatttttctgtttgtcaaatcaaaatgttctttttctttaattggaGAGCTTTCATCTCTGATTATGGCTTTCAGAATTTTCACTAGTAGACCGCAGTCAGATCCAAGGGAAAATGGTAGATTTCAACTTAAACCTATTTTTTAgttacacaaataaacaaacaaaaaaaagaactttgtgCTTGTTGCCCCAAGATTcagtattttgctgttttgggTATGCTTAACATGTTTCAGAATAAATCACCTAGTACACTCAGTACTTCTCCTTCATTAAAATAAGTGTCTCCTTCTTCTTTGCTCTCATTTTGTGCCTCTTcttctctttgtattttttttatagctgaGTGATGAACTGAAGGAGCACCTCAACCAGACAATGACTGAGAATTATGCTCAGCAAGGGAAGGAGACAATCACATCAGCAGTGGACAGACTGCAACAAGATGTATGATAGATATTTGAAAGTTAATCAATGTGGTTGAGTTTATGTCTCCACTTGCTTGCTCTGTCAGCAAGCATAACCAAGTACACTTGTTGTTAATTACATGGATGTAACTTCAAACTTTGcctaaaaatattgtaaaactcATGATACTGTGGTGGAAGTTGTTCCAAAACAATCCTTCATTGAGATTACACAATCAGTGTAATCTCAATGAAGCAGAAGATTAGCTTTCAATTACAGGAATTATAAACCTAGAAAATTATGATGTTGGGAGATGAgttgcaccaaaaaaaaagaaaaaaaaaaagatttatttttatcctaaATCAGTTTTCCATGCTTTAGGTTGATAAGACACCAGCCAACCccttgctttattttttttgcttctccAGTTCAAGTGCTGTGGCAGCAACAACTCTCAGGATTGGATGCTGAGTGTGTACATTAGGTCAGAGCAGTCGGGGAACAGGGTGGTGCCTGACAGCTGCTGTAAAACCATTACGCCTGACTGTGGCAGGAGGGACCATCCCTCCAACATCTATAAAGTGGAGGTGAGTGTTCATCTCCTCATGGAAAGGTGGTAAGTGCCATCCTAACTGATCTTAAAAGCCTTTGGAAACAAAGTCCATGTTATCTAGTGTTGTCACATGGAGAAGACAAGTAACAAAAGTATCCGTGGTCCTCGTAATTGTCATTTataaacttcaatatattttcatGGGAATTTAAGTGATGGACAGACTCAGAAGTGTATAGTTGTGAACTATTAGAAAAGGAaggaatatttttctatattttagtCCAAAATCCTTGCTTTTCCccttttttgtaatttacaaTACCTAGATTGTCTGTTGAGGCATAAACATGACTTGTTCAACACTATGAAATGGTCATCACAAACAATTTATGATGCATGCATTTGTAATAGTTTAGGTTTAGATTAAAAATGCAGtacattttatagtttttgcactattgcattttttaactttctctTGGGGACCAATGCTTAGATGACAGCAAGCTGAGAATatattaagtaaataataatgaaaaatcccttttttcccctgtgggaagttttcttgtttgctgcagaagtttttatttacttgtgtAGAAATGCAAACAGTGTTCTGTCTGCTTATTGGCTTCTCTTGTAAATGACTTCTTTACCCTCTCCAGGGTGGTTGCATCACTAAGCTGGAGCAGTTCCTTGCAGATCATCTATTGGTTATTGGTGCGGTGGGAATTGGTGTGGCCTGTCTTCAGGTAAGTAGAACATGACAGTGTGGTAATGTTGTGTAGAGAAGCAGAATACTGCTGTCCatggaaacaacaacaaaaaatctaccttaatcagactttattttataaaataatgagCCTTTGGCCTCTGTTGAATAGAGAGAATACACAACGCCGGTGGACCGGTTTTTAATCTTTCCATTACTGAAAATCTAACATGGCAGGTCAGAAACCTTTATATATATTagtgtttttccattttacacTGATGACTCGGCTTCATCATCAGtcctttttatttgttccaTGCTGAAATGGACCCATGCTTTTAAACACCGTGAAGCTGTTTGATGCATATACTCCATTCTGCCATACCATTCTGTTTACCCCATGCAAAAACACTTCTGATGAGAGCAtcaacaaaaacatccaaaagtGCTCAGAGGTGTTGCATCATTCACCACTAGAAATTTATCCTTTGAGCTTTATTGATGGATGATGGACTCTGTCCAACAGGCTTACTTTCTAGCgtacaaaaatgtttaaggtGAATTGTAATgctgtatttcatttttataatataaagtGATTTTCAAGCTGGTGGTCAGTAGGAACATAAAAAACACTTATGTagtattctgtttgttttttggtagTTGACTGCTTTCCTGTTGATCTGCAGCATCTTATTAGTTTGTGGCCACCAAGCCCGTTTTCTTGCTCTCAAAGAAAATTTCTGGCCCATTCTGCAGTCTGTTCAGTTTTAATTGAGCATCAGAGcgctaatggaaaaaaaaatatgaggcTTGAATTGCATCCGAAGCAGTGAAGACTTGAAATGGCAAAAGATAAGATGTTGCATTATCGATGGATAGTGCTGTTCAGAAATGAGTAAAATTCAGCTTTCCATTTACTGTTGCTATAAAAAGCGTTTCATTCAAAATGGACAATGCCGAACTCAAAAAGAAGAGGTTGATTATGAAGAACATTCTATTTGCATAGATGAGATCGattcatcagtttttttcagaattctttagtatagaaaataaaattagtgtAGAAAAAAGCACTGCtaactttttatctttaaatttatcACTGTATGAAATCGGagctcaacaaaaacaaatgatgaaaacaaaatccagcTTGCCCACAATCAAAATGTATTCTTCACTATCAGTCATTTTTTGTATGCAACTGTACCACTggaaaatacaaatgtattttattcacaATAATATGGTAAGTGCTCTACCATCCTCTAAGTCTATACTCAGGGATCCTCTGCATTGGGGTGAACTTGTAATCAAAtttcatttgatcattttccacGTACAGCACAGAGtgagcagatttttattttctactgcCTAAATAATGGattattttgcttctttttccacattacaacttgtgtttttgtcaaaCTCTTAGAGAGAATCTATAAACACTAGAGCCAAAGAAGATGTTACTATATGATATCTGTATGTGATGTCAGTTTGGGTCagttgaccttttttttttttaaatatgaaatttgtCATCTgatcaaaaaaaatattctgtgtaaCCGTCTGCTAGTAAAAATGATCCATTGCATAACCAGATTTTCTTGTCACTCAATGAGCACAATTTAGAAAATTGCTTCAAAGCATTGAAGTCGTTGTATAGTAAAGCTGGGATGAAACGTACTGGTCCAAAAGACCAACGCTACTTAAATAACCGTGAAGGTACCAAATGACCAGTGGccattgttttatgttttgtggaatttgtccagattgtttgCAGACCTGCTTTAAGTTTAGAAATATGGATTTTTGAGTTGGACTTGTGGGAACTTTGCTGTTTATTAATCTAAGCCTTTCCATtccaaatgtttgcttttttcttcGTGGCACATCCTTACATCATCTCTCATTCACTCTAACGTTTTGTCTGTTACTTAACATggcaacataattttttttgttttatatgtttgttgTTAACCCAGCAACTGTATTATATTATTCTAACTTACATGCGTtgcaaatgtctttgttttgtatgtttggTTTCACTGTAGCTGGCCGGGGCACTCTTGACAGCCTGCTTTATCTATCTGCTCTataaggaagaggaagaggactTTGGTGCATTGTAATTTGGCTCTAGAGCTCCTTGGTGCTTTTAATCAAATGGATAGACAAGGTTGGAAGGTGCTGTGTGGATATTCGACTGCATGTTTGTCCTTGTTTGCATGCATGCTCTGTGCCAAACATAAAATCTGCGGTCTGCATGTTCACAGaatgaaatctgttttgttgattttattttttatatttttgtctttgtgctgTCTAAAGCATGCATCTGCATAGCTTTGTACGAAAATATGCTGCTAATGCACTTTGTTGTAATGGGaagtcatgaaaaaaataaggtTGCCAGTGAATGGCTTAGTTAAACAAAACAGGACAAATGagcatttacatatttatatgaGACGATAGTGGCGTCAGTGGTAGGAGTTCAATGGTGGGTTGTCGGTTTGGTTCCCACTGCATCTAATTCTTTGTCCTTGTGCTTAACCCGCCCAAGATCACAAGTACCAGCAGCAACGAGGCTGATAGCTGACAGCCTCGCCTCTCAGTCTGCAGCTGTCAAGTACCTTGTTACCATCAGCGTGGGATCCTATGGacttgataaaaatgtaaaatttcaatgtaaaatagaaaaaaaattctatgcATCTGATTCCTGTGGGCTATATATTCATGCAACATCTCCAGTACAAGGCTAACTGTAGCATATCTCCCCTCTGTTTTGGGATTTATCATATGTTTCGAAGCATATGGTCGCGGTTAATTGCATGCAGACATAACTCAAAGAAAGTTTTTTGACCTCTTTATAAGCAGTGTTTAACTCTACACATCATGAAATTTATTGACTAGTGTTTTTCAGCTGCTCTCAATGCACCTTTCTATCAAATTTACATCTACCTGAACACAGCAAACAGATGAAATCACACAAGTAGCTGTGAATGCCAGTTCAAGCTATGCATGTCATATGTCTCTCTTATGGTGCGCCTAACACAAAATCATAAAGGTACAATGATGATATTGTGGAGTTGTTTTGTCAGGGATTCCAATAGAAATAATCCAAAATGCCCTTTAGTTTACTGTAGTATTTTTTGGATTTTGGGACATACAGTGTCCCACTCAGTAGCACTGTTGTCCTACAGTAAGAAGACGCCTGGAAATCTTGGTCTAGAATCTTTCTGCACAGAATTTCATATTCCTCTTACAAGTGTAGCTTCTCTCAGGTCACTTTGGTgctgtccaaaaacatgactgtgtgtttgtgatggTTGGTTGACCTGTCCAGTGTGTACCCCGCCTGCCCAATGGCCGCTGGAAACTAGTATAGAAGATTGATGGATTGATTTTCACTTTCTGCTTATCTGTGAACTAGGACCTTGCGAGTAGGATGAATTAATTTTCACAATCAATTGCAACTTTGtttctaaaacttttaaagttgCAGTTTAGTCAGAATATCTTGAGTTTCTTAAAGGTTTCGAAACAGGAATCAAAGTACAGATATTTGTGTCTTAATATATGCACACTTTCCCACCACCTCctgcttcattttgtttgtttttgcaagcTTGTGGACACATGCTGATGTTGCGGTAATGACTGCTGACCCCCCCATTGCCATAGTAACCAGCTTCATACTTTCAAATAGCCTCCGACTCCATCACCTTTTAACCCTTCACTGCTTTTGAGTCaacagctttaaatgtttccacAGAGTCCCATGGAGAGCATTTGACTTAACACTTGCTGTTTTCAGATCTGTGGGATGGTGTTCACCTGCTGCTTGCACAGAAGGATTAAGATGGATCCTTACTAGGCGTACAAGACCCAACAAACCACCGGTAACATGCAAATGTGGCAAAGCCTGCCGACACCTGATTTCCACATCTGGATCTGGGATTACAATCAGACAATAGTGAGTGAAGTGAAGTTTACATGCAGCACTGTCAGAAACTAATTAAGCCGTTGAGTCTTATTTCCACAAGAAGAAGATATATTTATTTGGCTTACATGCATGATTTAAATGGAGATGAACGATTACCTTCTGTAactaatgcaaaaataaagatttgtcttttttccccccttactTAATACAGTATCATCAGTTTTTGAGAGCAAACAAGCATTTATAAAAGACACTGGCTACACTTGTCATTGTTTATGAAGAGATGGAACATAATGTGCCTTTTTTCAAGATTGTGTTTATTATGTGCCGAGTGCCTTGAAGCTTTAAAGGAAATATGACAACACAACATAGTAAAGTGTATATTTATTGGTGGttagtttaaatgtttctatcAAAACTATAATGCTGAATTTTACATGATTAATCAAAGTTAACTCGTCAAAGTTGCAACACTACCAAAGTTTTTCCCACAGGTTATTTCTTACAAAATGCTAACACATTTTTGAATTTAGAACTCCACCTAGTGGACGCAGCTCTCAATTAAAAACAAGCCACAGTTTTGTAAAAGACATGGATGGTAATCTAGTTTCGTTTtctataaaatgttaattttgaaattattccgatatcaatgttttcacattaaagcaaaaaatttatttaatctcttTTTGTCGTCGTTAAACTTTCTGCTGAagatatgaatattttaaattagaaatgtgtTCTTCATTGTTACTGTTTCTAGTAGTAATCATTGTAtcatttaatctgattaaaagaATTTATCATTGCcaatgttgtattttatttaagggtacTAACTTATGAGTATTGTTGCTAATGAACTAGTAACTCTGGCATGTGGTTGCTATTGATTGGTTGACCAATATAATTGTTCTGAAGCTTATAAGTAAAGgtaataaagattttattgcattaaCTCTTTAAAGAAGTTAACACCACTGCTGGTTGACAGATGAttgcatattttcaaatatctgTTTGGTAGTTAATAGAATAATTGGCACAATAATataattggtttatttatcAGGGTTAATTTAGAAGGTTACCAAAGTCCTGTTTCCTGTTGCCTGAGTAGTTTATCTTCATTGTAACCACTAGAGGGCGACAAAgactttttgtttgaaattattaCACCTTTTCATCTAATCTGTCGCCTTGCATGGATTgatctcattttaaaaacacttctcAAAAGTGCTATAAGTCCTTAAcgcttctttttttgttaaaactctTCTCTGCTCTCTCCATCCTGTATtcactggttttgttttattttttaaaatatgcttacTAGTTTCTAGTTGGTGCattacagcaaaacaaacatccagTTGTTGCATGCACCAAGGcgaactttttttcccctctcccaCCTCCTGTTTCCCTCATCAAAGAAGCTTAAGAAAAGACATGTTAAAGCTATACAAATAAGATGGAAGTAcacttccaaaaataaaaagaataaaccAGCATGTGGGGGAAAGAAGGTATCAGTGGCGATACGATTCTTAATGTGATTTACAGCCTGGACATACATACCTATATATTTGTGTACATGCATTTAAATGATATAatcaaatactgaaaacaatTATATAATGGTCTTTGATGACATATCACACCATATCTACATTCTATTTCTATAGAACCCCCACCTATGAAGCGAGTTTGCAACATTAGTGTTATGTCTTCAATCCCTGACTGCGTTACAAGCTTTTATACCCACCTATCATGTCAGgacagttttttctttcattcatttatttattttttgttcatttagtaTGGATCATTATGCCTTTTTTGAAACCATAGTAATTGTTGAAAAAGTGATTGTTGATTCTGTAAATCTTGagatttctgtttgtgtgtcttgAAATGAGTCTCAGATTATCTTGTGAACACAGTATTATACTACAAATGTTATAGTAATCTTACTTTCCTTTGgggtttttattgtgaaagtaaatcttcctttttttctgtgctAAAAGGAATATCTTTATGCTCTGCAGCTAATTTAGTTTGCTGCAATTTGCTTTTGATGtattctaataatttttttatgttctcaaACCTGCCTAACACTTAATGCTGTAAACATTTCGCAAGTCCCTCTCCAAATAACGCACCCtttcaacttttttcacattttgacctGTTACAACCACAtacctgaatgtttttttactgggattttatgaggTGGAACATGCATGCCACTCATGAATAGAAAGTCGTTAAACGTTCCTGTTTGCAGCTGTGGCAGAGATgtagcaaacatgtggaagatgGTTCCACatgtttcaattttgtttttttaagataaagaataaaatttaatttctgaccAACATGTAAAACATTGTATGGCTTTATCCAACTCTCCACATCATCCATAGTGAAAtatggtggcagcattatgaaATGGTgatattctttttgttttttcctcattagGAACCAATGTTTGTGGctttaaagtgatttaaaatgtgaaaaatttccAAAGATATGAATAACTGTACGTATGAAACGGtcataaacatattaaaaagtacaaaaaaaacctttattgaTAAGCCATCAGCGGTTTTAAATCATTATGAATGTTTTGCCTGAGGTGAGGAACGCTGTTGGCGTGTACTGACAATTTCAAGATACGATTTTGGGtcaagtaatttttattttgtcatttttaagatttttttaaaggcaaaatTTGATTAATACAACTTTTGCCATATTATTCAGTGTGatataattgatattcatttctAATGTTTTAAGAGCGTTAATGACTTTGCTTAGACAAAGTAAAGTTGATGCATCTGCGTTGTTTGCCTTGTGCCTTTGCCTTTTGACCTAGCTATTATTGGaacttttccttccttttttcccttCCTGCTCCAGATATTGTACATAATTCTGTATCTGTTCTGTGCCATCTGTCATTGTCACCCATTTAGCAAATAAGgacaaacttttaaaagagTCTGGATGTTTTCCAGCATTTTCTGCTTCAGTCTGCCTATAGAGCCCATCAGTCCCCTTTTGTCTTCATCTTCTGTCGGAGGATGTCACCCGTTTCCTGCAAATGTCATGCACACTACGCTTCAGAGCCTCTGACAAGATAGAAGCACAGAAAACTGAGAGGCTGTACGCATTAGCATGTGGTCTGTACCCTTTGCCAAGACAGAACAGAAAGAGAATTGGGAGCAGCTGGAGATTTCACCACTTCCCATGTAATGCAGGCCTCTTTGCATCAGAAGGGTACACACAGCATACACTCCCTGTTTTCAACACACTGACACCGCAGGGCTGATATTTTACTGGGAGAGCTAAGGAAGTTTCTCAAGGACactttgttagtttttaatCTCACCACAACTGTGTTTTTCTTAGCTAGGATAACATACAGATAAACCAAATAGCTCCTTTGACATGTCAGCCTGTTGTAACACCATTGAGTTatgatatttactttttttgcattttaaaacattcttcAGTTCCTGGTATCTGCACCTGTATTCAATATGTGCTGAGGCATGGCTTCAGTCATGGTGATTGAGTGCTGGGGCGCCTGTGGAATAATATGCCAAGAAAGAACTTCTGTAACACGTTTTGTCATATAAGAGAAGCTTTAGAAACTTTAGAGTCTGTAGATCTGCTTGATGtcatttgattaattttgtgGTCATTGTTCTTATTTACATATCTCGACAGTAATGGAAAATATGGTTATGTCATTGCCCAAAGCCAGCTTTATATAAATATTCGTATAATGTTTGTCGCATATTAAATAGTTCAAAGGCAGCTTGACAttcaagcaaaaacacaaaagagtgATTTTGGAAAAATACTTGCCCTGCAACCGTTGCATTTACCACTCGCTCCTTCACAGATTCATCGACGTACCAAGAACTTTATTATGAAATCCAGAAACCGCGAAGTCCAGCTGAGGCTAGACCAATACCAGATCTGTATTTGATTTGATCTTTAGATCTCACTGACTATCACACTGTGACTCACTTCTCGACGAGTTTGCCTCTGGCCTGCAACACATTATCTCTCTCCACTAATGTGCTTGAGAGATCTCTGCAGGCATCAAAAGGGACGTGAAGGAGATGGAGTTGTTCAGATAACCTCGGCACTGTTACTCAAGATGCAGAAAATTTAAACCACGGCATCAATATAATTTGAAACCTTAAAGCTGTCCTCATTGAGAAagaatttcaatgtgttttggTGATTATTGTCCATTCAGAACAAAGAGTGCCTAATATAAAGTTCTAATGGTTGCAAGTTGCAGTTTGGACCTTCCACAATGGCTCTcaactttgacaaaaacaataaagaaccAACTAATGTAATCTGATATtgacatatttcttaaaaatgcaggttttaacaaaatgttcaatGTGGAATAATCGTATTGAATTTCAACAATGCTGTGACACAAAGTACCAATAACATTATACATTATACATACATAACATTATATTTTTCAAACGTTGCAAACGATGAGCTATTTTAACATCTTAAAATAGCTCACCCTAACCCTATACATCCATCCtctttttgcaaaatgtatgtttgtTCTTTGTTATTCAACCCCAAAATAGAATTTTAAAGGTAGTGCTTAAAAATGCAGCACATTTAAGAgaagatatttattaaaatgatccaaaatggctctttggattGCAAAGCCCTGGTCAAGCTACTGATTTGAGGTTGAATGATTTGGATTCTCTATGCTGTTCATTGTTCCATCTTGTTTTTGTAATGCACCAGCATTGATGTTGTCTCTCTGCATGATGATGCTATCACCATGCCTCCAGGTCGCTTACGTAATTCTAAATTTAAAAGATCTCCCTTTGAAACTACCCTTGTAGGCATAAAACTTCTCTGCAAAAGTTGGTTTGCTAATTATTGGGGGCGGCTGTTCTAGTATTTTGCAGTTAT
It encodes:
- the tspan11 gene encoding tetraspanin-11 isoform X2; translated protein: MSMAYKDDEEDWLTVCLKYLLFLFNFLFWVGGAAVLAVGVWTLVEKSDYLSLLASSTFAVSAYILILAGSLVVVTGFLGCCAVIREQRSCLSTYFFFLLLIFLIELVAGVLAYVYYQRLSDELKEHLNQTMTENYAQQGKETITSAVDRLQQDFKCCGSNNSQDWMLSVYIRSEQSGNRVVPDSCCKTITPDCGRRDHPSNIYKVEGGCITKLEQFLADHLLVIGAVGIGVACLQICGMVFTCCLHRRIKMDPY
- the tspan11 gene encoding tetraspanin-11 isoform X1; its protein translation is MSMAYKDDEEDWLTVCLKYLLFLFNFLFWVGGAAVLAVGVWTLVEKSDYLSLLASSTFAVSAYILILAGSLVVVTGFLGCCAVIREQRSCLSTYFFFLLLIFLIELVAGVLAYVYYQRLSDELKEHLNQTMTENYAQQGKETITSAVDRLQQDFKCCGSNNSQDWMLSVYIRSEQSGNRVVPDSCCKTITPDCGRRDHPSNIYKVEGGCITKLEQFLADHLLVIGAVGIGVACLQLAGALLTACFIYLLYKEEEEDFGAL